The following nucleotide sequence is from Azoarcus sp. CIB.
CGGCCGACTCCACCTGCGACTGCCGCAAGCCCAAGCCCGGTCTGTTCCTGCAGATCGCCGAGCGCTTCAACGTGAATCTCGACCGCGTGCCCGTGGTCGGCGACAGCCTGCGCGACCTGCAGGCCGGCGTCGCGGTCGGCTGCAAGCCCTATCTGGTCCTCACCGGCAAGGGCATGAAGACCCGCGACGATCCCGCGCTGCCTGAAGGCACGCTCATCTACTCCGATCTCGCGGCCGTGGTCGCCGATCTCACCGCCTGAAGGATACCGTGGTCGTCCTGCGCTCCCTGCTGTTCGCCATCGTCCTGGCGATCTTCACGCCGCCGTTCGCGTTGTTCGGCATCCTCGCCTATCCCCTGTCGCCGCGCACGCGCCACCGCATCGTCACGGCCTGGGCGCCGCTGATGATGTGGTTCATTCCGCGCATCCTGGGCATCCGCTACAAGGTCATCGGGCGCGAGAACATCCCCACCGTGCCGTCCGTGATCCTCTCCAAGCACCAGTCGGCGTGGGAGACGATGGCCCTGCAGGTGATCTTCCCGCCGCTGTGCTTTGTGCTGAAACGCGAACTCCTCAAGGTGCCGTTCTTCGGCTGGGGTCTTGCGGCTATTCCCGGCATTGCGATCGACCGCGCCGCTGGCAAGGACGCGCTCGCCCAGGTCGTCGAGCAGGGTCGGGCCCGCCTGTCGGAAGGCTACTGGGTCGCGGTGTTCCCGGAGGGCACCCGTACAGCACCCGGCGTCAAGCGTCGCTACAAGGCAGGCGGGGCCGCGCTCGCGCAGCAGGCGGGTGTCCCCGTCGTGCCCGTGGCGCATAATGCCGGGGAGTTCTGGGGCCGCGACGCCTTCCTCAAGTATCCGGGCGAGATCACCGTCAGCATCGGCCCCGTGATCGATCCGACGGGCCTGGATGCCGCCGAGGTCAATCGGCGCTCTGCGGCATGGATCGAAGGCGAGATGCGCCGCCTGTTCCCGCACCACTACCGCAGCGGGCGCGATGCGGCCGGTGCCGTTCCGGGCGAAGTCGAAGAGGTGGAGTGAACCGGGCGGCTTCGGTCGTCCCGCAAGCCGCCCCTGGGGCGCGGAGCGTGGAATGGAAGGGGCGGAAGGAATGCAGATGATGGATCGTCGTGGCAGGCTTACGCCGCAGGCGGCGGAGCCGCAGGCGCGCGAATCCGTCGGACATTTCCGCCTGATGCGCTATTTCACGCTCGCGAGCCTCGTCGCGTTCGTGATCGTCGCTGTCGTGCTGTATTTCCTGCAACGCGGCGAGATCACGTTTTTCGCCCAGGTCCAGCGCGCGCAGGGCGACTTCTTCGCTCGTGCGCAGACTGATCTGGCCGCGAAGCAGGACCAGGCCGC
It contains:
- a CDS encoding lysophospholipid acyltransferase family protein → MVVLRSLLFAIVLAIFTPPFALFGILAYPLSPRTRHRIVTAWAPLMMWFIPRILGIRYKVIGRENIPTVPSVILSKHQSAWETMALQVIFPPLCFVLKRELLKVPFFGWGLAAIPGIAIDRAAGKDALAQVVEQGRARLSEGYWVAVFPEGTRTAPGVKRRYKAGGAALAQQAGVPVVPVAHNAGEFWGRDAFLKYPGEITVSIGPVIDPTGLDAAEVNRRSAAWIEGEMRRLFPHHYRSGRDAAGAVPGEVEEVE